A stretch of the Erpetoichthys calabaricus chromosome 3, fErpCal1.3, whole genome shotgun sequence genome encodes the following:
- the LOC127526951 gene encoding trace amine-associated receptor 1-like, producing MDRKLHYCYSADNTSCAKVVRKHEEYVMLYIFSVFVIIVTLCGNIFVIISISHFKQLHTPTNCLVLSLAAVDFLLGLFVMPFHFAAYIEYCWYFGEFMCYYFYLMYLFLTSASVSNLVFISVDRYLAVCNPFFYTSNVTIFRTMLCIAIGWLSALSYTLAYLKSDGSTILTGCAGACGFDFLPAWGMADFLCTFVLPFSVISCFYFRIFIVARRHARAINLFLQKKPPAQLNSKTSLKSETKAARTLGIVVVVFMICWFPQLVLAAYFLYAPVPDRYISTILSGLTLISLINSGINPVIYAFFYPWFQQCMKLIVSRKIFCPGSSVINLFSESSH from the coding sequence ATGGATCGAAAACTGCATTACTGCTATTCAGCTGATAATACCTCATGTGCCAAAGTAGTTCGAAAGCATGAGGAGTATGTGATGCTTtatattttcagtgtatttgtaaTTATAGTAACACTGTGTGGAAATATATTTGTGATTATTTCTATTTCTCACTTCAAGCAGCTTCATACCCCTACCAACTGCCTTGTACTTTCTCTAGCAGCTGTGGATTTTTTATTGGGATTGTTTGTAATGCCTTTTCATTTTGCTGCATACATTGAATATTGCTGGTATTTTGGTGAGTTTATGTGCTATTATTTTTACCTGATGTATCTTTTCTTAACCTCAGCTTCTGTAAGCAACCTGGTTTTTATTTCAGTTGATAGATACCTTGCTGTGTGTAACCCATTCTTTTACACTTCTAACGTAACCATTTTTCGAACAATGTTGTGTATTGCTATAGGTTGGTTGTCAGCTCTTTCATACACATTGGCATACCTGAAAAGTGATGGCAGCACCATTTTAACAGGGTGTGCAGGTGCTTGTGGTTTTGATTTTCTTCCTGCATGGGGCATGGCAGATTTTTTATGTACATTTGTTCTGCCTTTTTCTgtcatttcatgtttttatttcagaatatttaTAGTTGCAAGAAGACACGCAAGagccattaatttatttttacagaaaaagCCACCTGCACAATTAAACAGCAAGACTTCATTAAAATCAGAAACCAAAGCTGCCAGGACGTTAGGAATTGTAGTGGTAGTTTTTATGATCTGCTGGTTTCCTCAGCTTGTTTTGGCTGCTTACTTCTTATATGCACCTGTTCCTGACCGATATATTTCCACTATACTCTCTGGACTAACTTTGATAAGTTTAATAAATTCTGGAATCAATCCAGTTATTTATGCCTTTTTTTATCCATGGTTTCAACAATGTATGAAATTAATTGTGTCTCGTAAAATATTTTGTCCAGGATCTTCTGTCATCAACTTATTTTCAGAATCTTCTCACTGA